A single genomic interval of Candidatus Atribacteria bacterium ADurb.Bin276 harbors:
- the pckA gene encoding Phosphoenolpyruvate carboxykinase (ATP), with product MQKAHYSFERSGVFNPKQIFYHLSIPELFEHALQKKEGILSSTGAFSVLTGAYTGRSPEDRFFVDDETTHDLIDWGKANKPISQEIYEHLNAKLVSYLQQKDVYIDDAYVGTDPENRLAVRFINEYAYSSIFVNNMFLEPTAQELQSFIPDFTVLCFPRFKAIPEIDEVRSEAFVIINFKEKKVIIGGTSYGGEIKKAIFTVMNYLLPQKGILPMHCSANIGKEGDVAIFFGLSGTGKTSLSADIERRLIGDDEHGWSDQGIFNFEGGCYAKCINLSKDKEPQIWDAIRYGAIMENIYLEPDSRQPDYTDDRYTENTRVSYPIEFIPNALIPGIAKHPQVVIFLTADAFGVMPPVAKLTTEKAVYNFILGYTSKLAGTERGIVEPQTTFSVCFGAPFMPLNPKTYAQMLGKKISQHGSRVYLINTGWIGGPYGIGKRIDIDYTRKMVRAAIDGTIDQNGYREDPVFRLLIPKELPDIPNDILNPGNLWNNHSNYTNEAQKLRNRFDEVMKKYLPL from the coding sequence ATGCAGAAGGCCCACTATTCATTCGAGAGATCAGGTGTATTTAATCCCAAGCAAATATTTTATCATTTAAGCATACCTGAGTTGTTTGAACATGCTTTGCAAAAAAAAGAGGGCATATTATCATCTACAGGTGCATTCAGTGTTCTCACCGGAGCTTATACCGGTCGATCACCAGAAGATCGTTTTTTTGTCGATGATGAAACCACTCATGATTTGATTGACTGGGGAAAGGCAAATAAACCGATATCCCAGGAAATCTATGAGCATTTAAATGCCAAACTGGTCAGTTATCTCCAACAAAAAGATGTATACATCGATGACGCCTATGTAGGAACTGACCCAGAAAATCGCTTGGCAGTTCGTTTTATAAACGAATATGCATATTCTTCAATCTTTGTTAATAATATGTTTTTAGAACCCACTGCCCAAGAATTACAATCTTTTATTCCGGATTTTACCGTATTGTGTTTTCCACGTTTTAAAGCAATTCCTGAAATCGATGAAGTGCGATCGGAAGCCTTTGTTATTATCAATTTCAAAGAGAAAAAAGTGATCATCGGTGGCACCTCCTATGGTGGCGAGATAAAAAAAGCTATTTTTACTGTGATGAACTATCTTCTTCCACAAAAAGGAATTCTTCCTATGCATTGCTCGGCTAATATCGGAAAAGAAGGAGATGTGGCTATATTTTTTGGCTTATCAGGAACTGGTAAAACTTCGCTTTCAGCCGATATCGAAAGACGTTTGATTGGCGATGATGAACATGGTTGGTCAGATCAGGGAATCTTTAACTTTGAAGGAGGCTGCTATGCAAAGTGTATCAATCTTTCCAAAGATAAAGAACCACAAATCTGGGATGCTATCCGCTACGGAGCAATAATGGAAAATATTTATCTTGAACCAGATTCACGTCAACCAGACTATACTGACGACCGATATACCGAGAATACTCGGGTGAGCTATCCAATTGAATTTATTCCAAATGCTTTGATACCGGGAATTGCAAAACACCCACAAGTGGTCATATTTTTAACTGCCGATGCCTTCGGAGTTATGCCGCCAGTAGCGAAATTAACGACTGAAAAAGCAGTTTATAACTTCATTTTAGGGTATACCAGTAAATTGGCTGGAACTGAGAGAGGGATAGTAGAGCCACAAACTACCTTTTCGGTCTGCTTTGGAGCGCCCTTTATGCCTCTCAATCCAAAAACTTACGCCCAGATGTTGGGAAAGAAGATATCCCAGCATGGTTCCAGAGTTTATTTGATTAATACCGGTTGGATTGGAGGTCCTTACGGGATAGGGAAGAGAATCGATATTGATTATACTCGGAAGATGGTCAGGGCAGCGATTGATGGAACGATTGATCAGAATGGCTACCGTGAAGACCCAGTTTTCCGGCTTTTAATACCGAAGGAATTACCTGATATTCCCAATGATATCTTGAATCCGGGAAATCTTTGGAACAATCACTCTAATTATACCAACGAGGCTCAAAAATTGAGAAATCGTTTTGATGAGGTCATGAAGAAATACTTGCCTCTATAA
- a CDS encoding acetolactate synthase 3 regulatory subunit: MAHQVSIFAENKPGRIEKLTRLFTEASINIRAITISSANGFGVIKVLVDQPHKAFEILRSQGIPSYLQEVIAVIMEDIPGGLHRVAQVLSENSINIEDAYGFVVASGKKAILIIQVESQPRAQSVLERNNFQLLTDEEIYRY, translated from the coding sequence ATGGCTCATCAGGTTTCAATTTTTGCTGAAAATAAACCGGGGAGAATAGAAAAGTTAACTCGTTTGTTCACAGAAGCTTCGATTAATATTCGGGCGATAACCATATCCAGCGCGAATGGATTTGGGGTTATTAAAGTTTTAGTTGATCAACCCCATAAAGCTTTTGAAATTCTTCGCAGCCAAGGAATCCCTTCTTATCTGCAAGAGGTTATTGCAGTCATTATGGAAGATATTCCAGGTGGTCTCCACCGGGTTGCCCAAGTCCTATCGGAAAACAGCATCAACATCGAGGATGCCTACGGATTTGTTGTGGCCAGTGGCAAGAAGGCAATACTCATTATTCAGGTTGAAAGCCAGCCAAGAGCTCAAAGTGTTTTAGAGCGAAACAACTTTCAGCTCCTCACTGACGAAGAGATTTACAGATATTAA